A region of Lycium barbarum isolate Lr01 chromosome 3, ASM1917538v2, whole genome shotgun sequence DNA encodes the following proteins:
- the LOC132632008 gene encoding uncharacterized protein LOC132632008 encodes MAEPIDYSKTQRIVLLIDLHPLLTFQNPNHYLTSILATSTRLLTFPSLRNSLFAFKLYFSSFSPLRSTSALNHLHAPPLSVAFNHPAQTLNSITETLNSISIPITELEVNCSKACYTASSLLQLVHEYVWETDIESPPGKLTGDIIPKVSRNLVILFSPICRSLSDVGEYMNVDVNSESFKDFEGFKVKFSEIFGVLRNTFENRNIHFSWIDVKDEKKDDDGGEWLSMLENGIRSFDWGISSTDNVVLGSALIPFGLIYPEIGLSFDILRSTGSSVRCSAQLNLEIVDVNGKPLECKFCDLELVNPTTLPKLRSEDILNTLGLGDERNKGCDQEDTFWSFFGEGSVNICIKAVKKCDVGEKIEGCSSSYVLVQESGRCKTKYCNGACVDGVLHVLFGEKGQHALGNFTFIWKIVLSFLYKESYWALVTVSNSNGSTITGVLRPLTAELALLSRIESCHNVKKEDNYGSKLKQMNDMICGSSNEMNDSQQLIGSQTDSSTSANCEPLGDGKRKKNKKCSTRDLSRSSFLKAAFECNDFELVEVCLARHIEKPKKLKFLKCWMKQIKKSSTCLLTASDSCERQPEQPFSKHFPSDSSLILEGDAQLLCSETAEAFFNNLPKKIQHALQSGRDLHTLAERLVKSSIHALSKKYETDDYIGGESQIPKTNDSYCKTVLPELMKILLRKPKEMKEKLKHDNPSEVSDFSSISENIVREFELQILLRMEILGSTVSESIKESSKQKLVKEICSFLEIIQYLVEGGIHGHVSLYDYVERTIRLRYHNIIGDVVNRIYTEMDLLPFGDEDEKQAHLFNSEDSNQSWREKQERYETAEANNIRRSVSAEDESCQPPENIDGSSQAIGGQEHARKLSEARDRREKARRFGSFTRMPDLQRVWAPKQLKIVKTKYDDQKELKRKERKKGRDSVVYETPMSGRWSFSQSAGDDDEKLKGSSSSVSKALFQDW; translated from the exons ATGGCGGAACCAATAGACTACTCGAAAACCCAACGAATTGTGCTCCTCATAGATCTACACCCTCTTCTCACTTTCCAGAACCCTAACCACTACCTCACCTCCATACTCGCCACCTCCACGCGCCTCCTCACTTTCCCATCTCTACGCAACTCGCTTTTCGCTTTCAAACTTTACTTCTCATCATTTTCACCTCTCCGTTCCACCTCAGCACTAAACCACCTCCACGCGCCTCCTCTCTCCGTCGCTTTCAATCACCCTGCTCAAACCCTAAATTCAATCACCGAAACCCTAAATTCGATCTCGATACCAATTACGGAATTGGAGGTGAATTGTTCTAAGGCTTGTTATACCGCGAGTTCGTTGTTACAGCTGGTACACGAGTATGTTTGGGAGACTGATATAGAGAGTCCTCCAGGTAAGTTAACTGGTGACATTATTCCGAAGGTATCGAGGAATTTGGTTATTTTGTTTTCGCCTATCTGTAGATCGTTGAGTGATGTAGGTGAATATATGAATGTGGATGTGAATTCTGAGAGTTTTAAGGATTTTGAAGGGTTTAAGGTTAAGTTTAGTGAGATTTTTGGTGTTTTGAGGAATACTTTTGAAAATAGAAATATTCATTTTAGTTGGATCGACGTGAAAGATGAAAAAAAGGATGATGATGGTGGTGAATGGTTGTCCATGTTAGAGAATGGAATTAGGAGTTTTGATTGGGGGATTAGTTCGACTGATAACGTTGTTTTAGGTTCCGCTTTGATTCCATTTGGCTTGATATATCCTGAAATTGGGCTGTCGTTTGATATTCTGAGAAGTACTGGTTCATCTGTCAGATGTTCGGCGCAGCTGAATCTTGAGATTGTTGATGTGAATGGGAAGCCTTTGGAATGTAAGTTTTGTGATCTTGAATTGGTTAATCCGACGACTTTGCCTAAGCTTAGATCTGAAGATATTCTGAATACGTTAGGACTTGGAGACGAGCGAAATAAAGGGTGTGATCAAGAAGATACATTTTGGTCTTTTTTCGGTGAAGGCTCGGTAAATATCTGTATCAAGGCTGTGAAGAAGTGCGATGTAGGAGAAAAGATTGAAGGATGCTCATCTAGTTATGTTCTAGTGCAGGAGTCTGgcagatgcaaaactaaatattGTAATGGTGCTTGTGTGGATGGAGTCCTTCATGTATTATTTGGAGAAAAGGGTCAACATGCGCTAGGAAATTTCACATTCATATGGAAAATTGTTCTCAGTTTTTTGTATAAAGAAAGCTATTGGGCTTTAGTAACTGTATCAAATAGCAATGGAAGTACAATCACGGGTGTTCTAAGGCCTTTGACAGCGGAATTGGCTCTTCTTTCAAGAATAGAAAGTTGTCATAATGTAAAAAAAGAAGATAATTACGGATCAAAATTAAAGCAGATGAATGACATGATCTGTGGCAGCTCTAATGAAATGAATGACTCACAGCAGTTGATTGGATCCCAAACTGACTCTTCAACGTCTGCCAATTGTGAACCACTAGGGGatgggaaaagaaaaaagaacaagaaatgTTCAACTCGGGATTTGTCTCGGAGTTCATTCCTCAAGGCAGCATTTGAGTGTAATGATTTTGAATTGGTAGAGGTTTGTTTAGCCAGACATATTGAGAAACCAAAGAAGCTGAAGTTCTTGAAGTGCTGGATGAAACAAATCAAGAAGTCCAGCACCTGCTTGCTAACAGCCTCAGATTCATGTGAAAGACAGCCGGAACAGCCATTCTCTAAACATTTTCCCTCCGATTCAAGCCTCATACTGGAGGGAGATGCACAGCTTTTATGCTCAGAAACTGCAGAAGCCTTCTTCAATAATCTACCAAAGAAAATCCAGCATGCTCTTCAATCTGGAAGAGACTTGCACACTTTAGCAGAGCGACTAGTGAAGTCATCAATACATGCATTATCCAAAAAGTATGAGACAGATGACTATATAGGAGGTGAATCCCAAATTCCAAAAACAAATGATTCGTATTGCAAGACTGTCCTTCCTGAACTTATGAAGATCCTACTAAGAAAGCCCAAAGAAATGAAAGAGAAGCTGAAGCATGATAATCCCTCTGAAGTATCTGATTTCAGTTCAATCTCAGAAAATATTGTTCGAGA ATTTGAACTGCAGATATTGCTTCGGATGGAAATCCTTGGATCAACCGTTTCTGAGAGTATTAAGGAGTCCTCCAAGCAGAAGCTGGTTAAAGAGATCTGCTCCTTTTTGGAGATCATCCAATATCTTGTCGAAGGAGGCATTCATGGTCATGTTAGCCTATATGATTATGTTGAACGCACTATTCGGTTAAG GTACCATAACATCATCGGAGATGTTGTCAATAGAATTTATACAGAAATGGATCTACTTCCGTTTGGTGATGAAGATGAAAAACAGGCTCATTTATTCAATAGTGAGGACAGTAATCAGTCCTGGAGGGAGAAACAAGAGAGGTATGAAACAGCTGAAGCCAACAACATTCGACGATCAGTCTCAGCAGAGGATGAGTCTTGCCAACCACCAGAAAACATTGATGGGAGCTCCCAAGCAATTGGAGGACAGGAACATGCCCGCAAGTTAAGTGAAGCTCGTGATCGGAGAGAGAAGGCTCGAAGATTTGGATCTTTCACAAGGATGCCAGATCTGCAAAGAGTTTGGGCCCCAAAGCAGCTTAAAATTGTAAAAACAAAGTACGACGATCAGAAGGAACTGAAAAGAAAAGAGCGGAAAAAAGGTCGTGATAGTGTAGTATACGAAACACCAATGAGTGGAAGATGGTCATTCTCTCAAAGTGCTGGCGATGATGATGAAAAGCTAAAAGGAAGCTCTTCTTCTGTTTCCAAGGCTCTCTTTCAAGATTGGTGA
- the LOC132632012 gene encoding uncharacterized protein LOC132632012 — MSTISSTFLSTYKLLSIASQPPSSFSRFFHPGPLLFPKFHSRPYTLTSSSPSRTIVACSKSSEEAEVSETLDEWLEKLPDKKKPLYSHSLPCIEAWLRSLGFYQSRDDRALWFVENTDWQAQLSLDITELYIRYLKSGPGNLEKDVERRFSYALSREDIENAILGGP, encoded by the exons ATGTCGACAATTTCTTCAACATTTCTTAGCACATACAAATTATTATCTATAGCTTCTCAACCACCTTCTTCTTTTTCAAGATTCTTTCATCCAGGTCCTTTACTTTTCCCCAAATTCCATTCACGTCCCTATACTCTTACTTCATCTTCACCCTCAAGGACAATTGTGGCATGTTCAAAATCTTCAGAAGAAGCAGAAGTATCTGAGACACTCGATGAATGGCTTGAGAAACTACCAGATAAGAAGAAGCCTTTGTATTCTCATAGTTTGCCTTGTATAGAAGCTTGGTTGAGGAGTTTGGGGTTTTATCAGAGTAGAGATGATAGAGCACTTTGGTTTGTTGAGAACACTGATTGGCAGGCTCAGTTGTCACTGGATATTACTGAACTTTATATAAG GTATCTAAAGAGCGGACCTGGAAATCTTGAGAAAGATGTAGAAAGAAGATTCAGCTATGCACTGAGTAGGGAAGATATTGAAAATGCCATACTTGGAGGTCCATAA
- the LOC132632007 gene encoding ABC transporter C family member 10-like: MVDIWAVFCGASDCLNDDGKPCNTDWMSVTQPSSCINHALIVCSDVILLLFFIFTLLTKASLKYTNIPSRFSGFSRLQLTCAICNGFLGILYLSLFIWVFEDQVKKTHSTLPLHWWLLILFHGITWLSVSLTATLRGKHFSRTPLRLLSILAFVFTGIFSGMSLVAAILDKEITMKIALDVLSFIGACLLLLCTYKGLQHDEQRDQNDLYAPLNGSASGISKSDFASSVTPFAKAGFLNIMSFWWMNPLMKKGKQKTLEDEDIPKLREADRAESCYLMFVELLNKQKQVDPSSQPSILKIIVLCHWKELIVSGFFALLKITTLSAGPLLLNAFIKVAEGDAAFKNEGFLLVILLFISKNLESLSQRQWYFRCRLIGVKVRSLLTAAIYKKQIRLSNAAKLMHSSGEIMNYVTVDAYRIGEFPFWLHQTWTTSVQLCFALIILFRAVGLATIASLVVIILTVLCNTPLAKLQHKFQSKLMVAQDDRLKAISEALVNMKVLKLYAWETHFKSVIENLRRVEEKWLSAVQSRKAYNSFLFWSSPVLVSAATFGACYFLGVPLYASNVFTFVATLRLVQDPIRTIPDVIGVVIQAKVSFARIVKFLEAPELENANVRQKHNFGFTDHAILMKSANLSWEENPPRPTLRNINLEVRRGQKIAICGEVGSGKSTLLATILGEVPSIQGTVQVYGTIAYVSQSAWIQTGSIRENILFGSPLDSQRYQQTLEKCSLLKDLELLPYGDLTEIGERGVNLSGGQKQRIQLARALYQNADIYLLDDPFSAVDAHTASSLFNEYVMEALSAKTVLLVTHQVDFLPAFDMVLLMSDGEILNAAPYHELLASSKEFQDLVDAHKETAGSERVAEVNSSSRQESHTREIRKTDTGKKSIVPVGDQLIKLEEREVGDTGFTPYVQYLNQNKGYLFFVIAILSHITFVIGQVTQNSWMAANVDNPQVSTLRLIVVYLVIGVVSTLFLLSRSLSTVFLGLQSSKSLFSQLLNSLFRAPMSFYDSTPLGRILSRVSADLSIVDLDIPFNLIFAFGATINFYSNLMVLAVVTWQVLVISIPMVYLAIQLQKYYYASAKELMRINGTTKSFVANHLAESIAGAVTIRAFKEEDRFFIKTFELIDINASPFFHNFAANEWLIQRLETISATVLATSALCMVLLPTGTFSSGFIGMALSYGLSLNMSLVFSINNQCTLANYIISVERLNQYMHVPSEAPEIVKENRPPVNWPTRGKVEIQDLQIRYREDSPLVLRGISCTFEGGHKIGIVGRTGSGKTTLIGALFRLVEPVGGRILVDGIDISKIGLHDLRSRFGIIPQDPTLFNGTVRYNLDPLCQHPDEEIWEVLRKCQLKEPVEEKEKGLDSMVVEDGSNWSMGQRQLFCLGRALLRKAKILVLDEATASIDNTTDMILQKTIRTEFANSTVITVAHRIPTVMDCTMVLAISDGKLVEYDEPMKLMKKEGSLFGQLVKEYWSHYQSAESH; this comes from the exons ATGGTGGACATTTGGGCTGTATTTTGCGGGGCATCAGATTGCTTGAACGACGATGGAAAGCCTTGCAATACTGATTGGATGTCCGTAACACAACCATCATCGTGTATCAATCATGCATTGATAGTTTGCTCTGATGTTATACTCCTGCTGTTCTTCATATTCACTCTATTAACCAAGGCATCCTTAAAATACACCAACATTCCTTCCCGCTTTTCGGGGTTCTCACGTTTGCAGTTGACTTGTGCTATTTGTAATGGTTTCCTGGGAATACTGTATTTGTCCTTGTTCATTTGGGTGTTTGAAGACCAAGTGAAGAAAACCCATAGTACATTACCACTACATTGGTGGTTACTAATCTTGTTTCATGGTATTACCTGGTTATCAGTAAGTTTAACTGCAACCCTTAGGGGAAAACATTTTTCAAGAACCCCTCTCAGGCTCTTGTCAATTCTTGCTTTTGTCTTTACTGGAATTTTCTCTGGTATGTCACTCGTTGCGGCTATTCTTGATAAAGAGATAACAATGAAGATAGCTCTAGATGTATTGTCCTTTATAGGAGCATGTTTATTGTTGTTATGCACCTACAAGGGGCTGCAGCATGATGAACAGAGAGATCAAAATGATCTTTATGCTCCCTTAAATGGTTCTGCCAGTGGAATTAGTAAAAGTGATTTTGCTAGCTCTGTCACTCCCTTTGCTAAAGCTGGGTTTCTTAATATAATGTCGTTTTGGTGGATGAATCCACTGATGAAGAAGGGAAAGCAGAAAACTCTTGAGGATGAAGACATACCCAAATTGCGTGAGGCAGATCGTGCTGAATCATGTTACTTAATGTTTGTGGAGCTACTGAACAAACAGAAACAAGTTGATCCCTCTTCCCAGCCGTCCATTTTGAAGATAATAGTGTTATGTCACTGGAAGGAGCTAATTGTGTCAGGATTCTTCGCGCTACTGAAAATAACTACTCTGTCTGCTGGTCCTCTGCTTCTTAATGCATTCATTAAGGTTGCTGAAGGAGATGCAGCTTTTAAAAATGAGGGATTTCTATTGGTAATTCTGCTTTTTATATCAAAGAACTTGGAATCCTTGTCACAAAGGCAATGGTACTTCAGGTGCAGACTTATTGGTGTAAAAGTAAGGTCTTTACTTACAGCAGCGATTTATAAGAAGCAAATAAGATTATCCAATGCTGCTAAACTGATGCATTCTAGTGGTGAGATCATGAACTATGTTACGGTGGATGCTTATCGAATTGGAGAGTTCCCTTTCTGGCTGCATCAGACCTGGACAACGAGTGTCCAGCTTTGTTTTGCACTTATCATTCTCTTTCGTGCAGTTGGACTTGCAACTATTGCATCCTTGGTAGTGATTATACTCACCGTGCTGTGCAATACTCCGCTTGCAAAGTTGCAACATAAATTCCAGTCCAAGCTAATGGTTGCACAAGATGATAGGCTCAAGGCTATCTCAGAGGCCCTTGTGAATATGAAAGTTCTGAAATTATATGCATGGGAAACTCATTTTAAGAGTGTCATTGAAAATTTGAGGAGAGTAGAAGAGAAATGGTTATCAGCTGTTCAGTCACGCAAGGCATATAATAGCTTCCTTTTCTGGTCATCACCTGTTTTGGTATCTGCTGCAACATTTGGGGCCTGTTATTTCCTAGGTGTTCCATTATATGCAAGCAATGTTTTCACCTTTGTAGCGACTTTACGTCTGGTTCAGGATCCAATAAGAACCATTCCTGACGTTATTGGTGTGGTGATTCAAGCCAAGGTTTCCTTTGCAAGGATAGTCAAGTTCCTTGAGGCCCCCGAGCTGGAAAATGCAAATGTTAGGCAGAAGCACAACTTCGGATTTACAGATCATGCCATACTTATGAAATCAGCTAATCTCTCATGGGAAGAAAATCCACCTCGACCTACTCTGAGAAACATTAATTTGGAGGTTAGGCGCGGTCAGAAGATTGCTATATGTGGGGAGGTGGGCTCAGGAAAGTCAACTCTTCTGGCAACAATTCTTGGAGAGGTTCCAAGTATCCAAGGAACT GTTCAAGTTTATGGAACAATCGCCTATGTCTCTCAGTCAGCATGGATTCAGACGGGGTCAATACGAGAAAATATTTTGTTCGGTTCTCCACTGGATAGCCAGAGATACCAGCAAACTTTGGAGAAGTGTTCATTGTTAAAAGATCTTGAGTTGCTACCATATGGCGATCTCACTGAAATAGGTGAAAGAGGAGTTAATCTTAGTGGTGGTCAAAAGCAGCGCATTCAACTTGCTCGTGCACTGTATCAGAATGCTGATATATATCTCTTGGATGATCCGTTCAGTGCTGTAGATGCCCATACTGCTAGTAGCCTATTCAAT GAATACGTCATGGAAGCTCTCTCAGCGAAGACAGTCTTACTTGTGACCCACCAAGTTGATTTTCTTCCTGCTTTTGATATGGTTCTG TTAATGTCAGATGGAGAAATTTTAAATGCAGCTCCTTATCATGAGTTATTGGCCTCAAGCAAAGAATTCCAGGACTTGGTTGATGCACACAAAGAGACTGCTGGTTCAGAAAGGGTTGCAGAGGTTAATTCATCATCAAGGCAGGAATCGCATACAAGAGAAATTCGTAAGACTGATACTGGAAAGAAATCTATAGTCCCTGTAGGTGATCAGTTGATTAAGCTAGAAGAGAGAGAAGTCGGAGACACTGGATTTACGCCTTATGTTCAGTATCTAAATCAGAACAaagggtacttattctttgtCATTGCTATCCTCTCGCACATAACATTTGTGATTGGTCAGGTAACTCAGAACTCCTGGATGGCTGCAAATGTTGATAATCCCCAAGTTAGCACTCTGAGACTGATTGTAGTTTACTTGGTAATTGGGGTTGTTTCGACGCTGTTTTTGCTCTCTAGATCCCTATCAACGGTTTTTTTGGGTTTGCAATCATCAAAGTCCTTGTTCTCGCAGCTATTAAATTCTCTTTTTCGTGCTCCTATGTCATTTTATGACTCTACACCTTTGGGGAGGATACTAAGCCGG GTCTCAGCAGATttgagtatagttgatcttgataTTCCATTCAACTTGATTTTTGCTTTTGGAGCTACCATAAACTTCTATTCTAATCTTATGGTGCTAGCTGTTGTGACTTGGCAAGTTCTGGTTATCTCAATCCCAATGGTTTATTTGGCGATTCAGTTGCAG AAATACTACTATGCATCTGCCAAAGAGTTGATGCGGATAAATGGTACTACCAAATCATTTGTGGCCAACCATCTTGCTGAATCTATTGCTGGAGCTGTGACTATAAGGGCATTCAAAGAGGAAGATAGATTTTTCATCAAGACTTTTGAGCTAATTGATATAAATGCCAGTCCTTTCTTCCACAATTTTGCAGCAAATGAGTGGTTGATTCAACGATTGGAAACTATTAGTGCAACTGTTCTTGCAACTTCAGCACTCTGCATGGTTTTGCTTCCTACTGGGACTTTCAGCTCAG GATTTATTGGGATGGCTTTGTCCTATGGTCTTTCCTTAAACATGTCCCTTGTTTTCTCCATTAACAACCAGTGCACGCTAGCAAATTACATAATTTCTGTAGAAAGACTTAACCAGTATATGCACGTTCCAAGTGAAGCGCCTGAGATTGTTAAAGAGAACCGTCCACCAGTCAATTGGCCAACAAGGGGTAAAGTTGAAATTCAAGATTTGCAG ATCAGATATAGGGAAGATTCCCCGCTTGTTCTTAGGGGGATCAGCTGTACATTTGAAGGGGGCCATAAAATTGGTATTGTTGGCCGGACTGGCAGTGGCAAGACTACACTCATCGGTGCACTATTCCGATTAGTGGAGCCAGTAGGTGGAAGGATTTTGGTAGATGGAATTGACATTTCTAAAATTGGTCTTCACGATTTAAGGTCCCGTTTTGGGATTATACCTCAGGACCCTACTCTATTCAATGGAACAGTAAGATACAACTTGGATCCCTTATGTCAGCATCCTGATGAGGAAATATGGGAG GTCCTTAGGAAGTGTCAGCTAAAAGAGCCAGTCGAGGAAAAAGAGAAGGGGCTTGACTCAATGG TTGTAGAAGACGGATCAAACTGGAGCATGGGGCAGCGACAATTGTTCTGTTTGGGACGTGCTCTTTTGAGGAAAGCTAAGATTTTGGTGCTTGACGAAGCAACTGCATCTATTGACAATACCACTGATATGATATTGCAGAAAACTATCAGGACAGAATTTGCTAACAGTACTGTAATTACGGTAGCCCATAGGATACCCACAGTAATGGATTGTACAATGGTTCTCGCCATTAGTGATG GAAAACTAGTGGAGTATGATGAACCGATGAAGTTGATGAAGAAGGAAGGTTCGCTCTTTGGGCAGCTTGTGAAGGAGTATTGGTCTCATTATCAGTCAGCGGAATCTCATTGA
- the LOC132631183 gene encoding uncharacterized protein LOC132631183, with protein sequence MTDYNRSLEVEKIGLSQDKAHFSSRLDELETTVSQLRGELDLVKADAAGLAERNQLLESDTALYKERMRVFEGKAEDRSRICEGLKAEMEEAVSANDVLKAELEAAVHMRNIAVANRAELETKLAKAEADLEEAWKGVEAAEAHTAIFADGMSLHHVAT encoded by the exons ATGACCGATTATAACCGAAGCCTCGAGGTTGAGAAGATTGGCCTTAGCCAAGACAAAGCCCATTTTTCGTCGAGGCTGGACGAGCTGGAGACCACCGTatcccaactccggggggaactGGATTTGGTGAAGGCCGATGCAGCGGGCCTAGCCGAGAGGAACCAGCTACTGGAATCCGACACCGCTCTGTATAAAGAACGTATGAGAGTTTTTGAAGGGAAAGCCGAGGATCGGTCTCGGATATGTGAGGGCTTGAAAGCCGAGATGGAGGAGGCGGTGAGCGCCAACGATGTTCTTAAGGCTGAGCTAGAAGCTGCTGTTCACATGAGGAATATTGCTGTGGCGAACCGGGCCGAGCTGGAGACTAAGTTAGCTAAAGCCGAGGCTGATTTAGaagaagcctggaaaggcgttgaggctgccgaggctcatactgccaTCTTCGCCGA TGGAATGTCTCTTCACCATGTTGCTACTTGA